The following DNA comes from Kaistia sp. 32K.
CATTTCTGGGTGATGTTCATTGGCGTGAACCTCGTCTTCTTCCCGCAGCACTTCCTCGGTCTCGACGGCATGCCGCGCCGTATCGTCGACTACCCGGATGCGTTCTGGGGCTGGAACTTCATCTCGTCGATCGGCTCGTACATCTCGGCCTTCGGCGTCCTGATCTTCCTCTATGGCGTCATCGACGCGCTCCTGAAGAAGGTTCCGGCTCCCGACAATCCCTGGGGCCCGGGTGCGACCACGCTCGAGTGGCAGCTGTCGTCGCCGCCGCCCTTCCACCAGTGGGAAGTCCTGCCGCGCATTGGTGAGACCAAGCACTAAGCGCAACAATCAGGGGCCGGGATGCGTCCCGGCCCCCATTTACGAGTAACAGTGACGGCGATGTCTGACGTGCACCTCAACCGGATCGACGCTGTGGCCGGCAATCTCGCTAGCCCCTCCGACTATCTCGCGCTGCTGAAGCCGCGTGTGATGTCGCTCGTCATCTTCACGGCATTCGTCGGCATGATGCTGGCGCCGGGCGGCATTCACCCGGTCCTCGGATTCACGGCGCTGCTCTGCATCGCCATCGGCGCCGGCGCCTCCGGCGCGCTCAATATGTGGTACGACGCCGACATCGACCGGGTGATGAAGCGGACCCAGTCCCGCCCGATCCCGATGGGCAAGATCACCGAGGGAGAGGCGCTCGCCTTCGGGCTGACGCTCGCCTGCTTCTCGGTCGCGCTGCTGGCGCTGTTCGTCAATCTCGTCGCCGGCGCGCTGCTCGCCTTCACGATCTTCTTCTATGTCGTCATCTACTCGATGTGGCTGAAGCGCTCGACGCAGCAGAACATCGTCATCGGCGGCGCCGCCGGCGCCTTCCCGCCGGTCGTCGGCTGGGCGGCCGTGACCGGCAGCGTCAGCATCGAGAGCCTCGTGCTCTTCCTGATGATCTTCATGTGGACGCCGCCGCACTTCTGGGCGCTGGCGCTGTTCAAGTCGCAGGACTACCAGCGCGCCGGCGTGCCGATGATGCCGGTCGTCTCCGGCCTTGCCGAGACCCGCAAGCAGATCCTGATCTATTCCGTTCTCCTGGCGCCGATCGGCGTGCTGCCGACGATCCTCGGCTTCGCCTCCTTCGCCTATGGCGTCGCCGCCGTGGCGCTCGGCGCCGGCTTCGTCTATCTCGCCTGGCGCGTCTTCCGCATGCCGGACAGCGACGAGACCATGGTGCCGGCGCGGCGCCTGTTCGGCTATTCGATCATCTACCTTTTCCTGCTCTTCGCCTTGCTGCTCGTGGATCGCTGCCTTGGCTTGATGGGATTTGTCGCGTGAAGGACATCACCATGAGCGAAGACGGCGTTCGTCTTACCCCGGAGCAGAAGAAGCGCCAGCGCGCGCGTTCGATCGCCATCGCGGCGGTCCTGATCGCGCTCGTCGTGCTGTTCTATGTCGTGACCATCGTGAAGATGGGCCCCGGCGTCATCACCAATCGGCCGATATGAGGGAGCGATGAGCGAGCAACCGAACGGGAAGAATCATGGCTTGATTGCAGCCGCCTGTGGCGTCTTCGTCGTCGCCATGGTCGGGGCCGCCTTCGCCTCGGTTCCCCTCTACAGCATGTTCTGCCAGGTGACCGGCTTCGGCGGTACGCCGCTGCGCGCCGAGCAGGCCCCCACCAAGTCGCTCGACCGCACGGTCACCGTCCGCTTCGACGGCAATGTCGCCAACGGCATCGGCTGGGCGTTCCGGCCCGAGCAGCGCCAGATCAAGGTGAAGCTCGGCGAGGTCCAGGAGGTGAAGTTCATCGCCGAGAACCGGACCGACCGCGTTTCGACGGGCACGGCGGCGTTCAACGTCACCCCGGACCTGACCGGCCAGTATTTCAACAAGATCGCCTGCTTCTGCTTCACGTCGCAGACGCTGAAGCCCGGCGAGAAGGTCGAGATGCCGGTGACCTTCTTCATCGATCCCGCCATGGATGCCAACGCGCAGGCGCGGTTCATCGACACGATCACTCTGTCCTACACCTTCTTCCCGAGCTCCGACGAGCCCGCGGCGCCTGTCGCCGCGGTCAAGACGCAGGAATCGGGGAAATCGCTTTGAGAAAGACCGGGGAGCATCTCCATGGCTGAGGCCCACGCCAAGCAACACGACTATCATCTCGTCAACCCGAGCCCGTGGCCCTTCGTGGCCTCGATCGGCGCGTTCGCGCTGGCGGTCGGCGGCGTCGCCTATATGCATGGCAACAGCCTGCTCTGGCTGCTGCCGGGCCTGATTGTCACGCTCTACGTCATGTACGCCTGGTGGGCCGACGTGATCGCCGAGGGCCAGCAGGGCCACCACACCCGCGTGGTCCAGCTGCACCTGCGCTACGGCATGATCCTGTTCATCGCCTCGGAAGTGATGTTCTTCGTGGCCTGGTTCTGGGCCTTCTTCGACGCCAGCCTGTTCGCTCACGAGGCGCAGAACGTCGCGCGCTACGAGTTCACCGGTGGTCACTGGCCGCCGAAGGGCATCGAGGTGTTCGATCCCTGGCACCTGCCGCTGCTCAACACGCTGATCCTGCTCACCTCGGGCACGACGCTGACCTGGGCGCATCACGCGCTGATCCACGACGACCGCGAGGGCCTGAAGTGGGGCCTGCTCTGCACCGTCGTGCTCGGCCTGATCTTCTCCTGCGTGCAGGCCTACGAATATGCCCATGCGACGTTCTCGTTCGGCGGCAGCATCTACGGCTCGACCTTCTTCATGGCGACCGGCTTCCACGGCTTCCACGTCATCATCGGCACGGTCTTCCTGATCGTCTGCCTGCTGCGGGCGCTCGCCGGCCAGTTCACCGCGAAGGCGCATTTCGGCCTCGAGGCGGCTGCCTGGTACTGGCACTTCGTCGACGTGGTCTGGCTGTTCCTCTTCTTCGCCATCTACGTCTGGGGTGGCTGGGGCGCGCCGATGCACGGCGCCTGAGCCGAGACAAATTCTGCGACGGGCGGCTTCGGCCGCCCGTCTCTTTTTCGGGGTCTTGCCAAGTGGGAAGGCCCAGTCTGTCCGGCGGCTTCGCGCCGCCTTCGAGGAGCCTGTCGTTGAGCGAGATGCACCAGCCGGCCCGCGACACGGCCCTTTATCCGCCTCTGACGCCGTCCAGCACCGGCCTGCGCGGCGGCTGCCCGCGCTGCGGCGAGGGGCGCCTCTTCAGCGGCTTCCTGACGCTCGCGCCGCGCTGCGCCAATTGCGGCCTCGACTATGCCTTCAGCGATGCCGGCGACGGCCCGGCCGTCTTCGTCATGCTGATCGTCGGCTTCATCGTCGCCTTCCTGGCGCTCTATGTCGAATTCACCTTCCAGCCACCCTTCTGGCTGCACGCCCTGCTCTGGATCCCGCTGGTGATCGCCCTGGCGCTCGGCCTGCTGCGGCCTCTGAAGGGCCTGATGATCGCCATCCAGTACAAGCACAAGGCCGAGGAGGGGCAGCTCGACCAGGGCTGATCCCGCACGCACATGTCCCAGTCATCCGTTCGATCGCCCGTTCGCAGGCTCATCTGGCCCACCATCGCGACCCTCGTCGTCTTTGCGATCCTCTGCTCGCTCGGCACGTGGCAGTGGCGGCGCATGGGGTGGAAGGAGGCGCTGATCGAGCATGTCGACAACCGCCTGAAGGACAAGCCCGTCGCGGCGCCCGGGCCGGAGCTGTGGCAGGGGCTCGACCTGGCCGAGGCCGACTACACGCCGGTCACGGTGTCGGGCACGTTCCTGAACGACAAGGAGGCGCATTTCTACGGCGCCCTGATGCAGCCGCGCGGGCCGATCGGCGGCCCCGGCTGGTTCGTGTTCACGCCGCTCCGGACCGATGACGGCTGGATCGTCTATGTGAACCGCGGCTTCGTGCCGGACGCGATGAAGGACGCCGCGAAGCGCGAGCAGGCCCAGTTGGCCGGTCGCGTCACCGTCACCGGCCTGCTGCGCCGGCCGGAGAACCCCGGCATCTTCCAGTCCTCGCCCAACCTCACGAAGAACCAGTGGTTCGCGCGCGAGCCGGCGCACTTTGCCGCCACCGCCGGCCTGCCGGCGGATCAGGTCGCGCCCTACTCGATCGACGCGGACGCGACGCCCAATCCGGGCGGCCTGCCGCAGGGCGGCGAGACGACGGTCACCTTCTCGAACAACCACCTCCAGTATGTGGTGACGTGGTTTGGCCTCGCCTTCGCGCTGCTCGGCGTCTACGGCGTCTTCGTCAACGGCGTTCTGAAGCGGAAGGACTGATCCGCGCATCCGTTCCGGGACGGCTCAGCCGTGCCCGGATTCGCCGGAGAGCATGGCGGGATCGATGCCGATCAGCGCCATGGCGCGATCATATTTCGATCCGAGGTCATGGTCGAAGATCAGCTCGGGGCGGGCGGCGCAGTGCAGCCAACCATTGGCGCGGATCTCGGCGTCGAGCTGCCCCGGCGCCCAGCCGGCATAGCCGAGCGCCAGCATCGCGCTCTTCGGGCCGGAGCCGGCGACGATCGCCTTCAGGATCTCCAGCGTCGCGGTCAGGCAGATGTTGTCGTCGATCGGCAGCGTCGAATTCTCGATGAAATAGTCGGCGCTGTGCAGCACGAAGCCGCGCCCGGTCTCGACGGGTCCGCCGCGCTGCACGATCATTCGGTTGGCGACCGGCGGCAGCCGGATCTCGGGGCCTTCCGGGATGATGTCGAGCTGCATCAGGAGATCGGCGAAGTCGATCTGCGGGGCGACCTGGTTGACGACGATGCCCATGGCGCCGTCGGCCGAGTGGGCGCAGATATAGACGACGGAGCGGGCGAAGCGGCCATCCTCCATGCTGGGCATGGCGATGAGGAGCTGCCCGTCGAGATAGCTTGGCTCGGAGATCGAGCGAAACCGGTTCCCAATCATGGCGCCAAGGGTACCACGAGTGCCCCAAAAGAAAAATCCGGCAGTTCGCGTAAAGGTCGGGACACGAACAAATGATGGGAGAGGCAAATCCCGGTCTGGAGATTGCCGGAATCGACGGATAGCCTTCCGGCATGTTGACCCGGACCTTCGCCGCAACCTGCCTTCTTCTTGCCGCCGCCGCGCCCGCCAGCGCGACGACGGGGCCTTGGGTCGCCACCGACAATGTCCGCGTCCGGCTGCTCGCCACGGCGCCGGCTGCCGACGGTTCGCTGCAGGGCGCGATCGAGATCAAGCTCGAGCCGGGCTGGAAGACCTACTGGCGTTCGCCGGGCGACGCGGGCGTTCCGCCGCGCTTTGATTTCTCCGCCTCCACCAATGCCCGCGACGTGACGGTCAGCTTCCCGGCCCCGGTGCGCTACGACGACGGTTATGCCGCCTCGAACGTGTATCGCGACCATGTCGTGCTGCCGCTCAGGATGACGGTGCCGGATCCCGCCCAGCCGGTGCGGCTCGACGTCGTCCTCGATATCGGCGTCTGCGAGGAGATCTGCATTCCCGTCAACCTCCGGGCCGACCTGGAGCTGCCCGCGGATGCGGACGACAAGGAAGGCGCGCGCGTCATCGCGGCGGCGCAGGCAGCCCTTCCGGGCCCCGGCCGGCCGGGCGAGTTCGAGATCCGCTCGCTGAGGCGCGTCGGCGGATCCGACAAGAAGCCGGAATTCGAGGTGGGCTTCATCGCGGGCAAGCCGTCCGAGGCGTCTCTCTTCGTCGAAACGCCGGGAGACTGGTACGCTGACCCGCCGAAGCCCGTGGCGGCGCCGGGCGGCGAGACCGTGTTCCGCTTCGCCGTCGATCGCAAGTCGGCCGCCGGGCCGATCGACGGCACGGAACTCCATTTGACGCTGACGAATGGCGGCGCGGCGACGAGCCGGACATTCAAGCTCGACGGCGGCGACGCCAGGCCGTAACCTCCCGGCCGTGACACGGTCCCCGTGTCATCCCTTCCGCTCTATCCCTTTCCGTCCAATCGCTATCCATGGAGCCCGCGATGACCATCTCGGTCGGCGACCGCATTCCCGCCGCGAAATTCCGCGTCTCGACCCCCGACGGCGTCGTCGAAAAGACCGACGCCGACATCTTTGCCGGTAAGAAGGTCGTCCTCTTCGCCGTCCCCGGCGCCTTCACCCCGACCTGCCACAAGAACCATCTGCCGGGCTATATCGACCAGGCCGCCGCCATCAAGGCGAAGGGCGTCGACACCATCGCCGTGCTCGCCGTGAACGATCCTTTCGTCATGGGCGCCTGGGCCAAGGCGACGAACGCCGAGGACAAGATCCTGTTCCTCGCCGACGGTTCCGGCGAGTTCACCAAGGCGATCGGCCTGGAGTTCGACCTCTCCACCAACGGCCTCGGCATCCGCTCCAAGCGCTTCGCCATGATCGTCGAGGACGGCGTCGTCAAGACGCTCAACGTCGAGGAAGCAGGCGGCGTCTCGGTCTCCGGCGCGGCGGCGATCCTCGAACTGCTTTAAACGCTGCTTGTTTCCGTAACGGAAACCTTCTAGCTAGGGATTAGCTGATGGGTTTCCGCGCCATGATACGGGTCAAGATGCACGCAGCGAAGACGAACCTCTCCCGCCTCGTGGCTCAGGCCCAGGCGGGCGAAGAGGTTGTCCTGATGCGGGGCGACGAAACGGTCGCCCGCATCGTCCCGATCGTCGGCGGCGACCCGGCCGTCGCGCCGGATACTCCGAGGGTCCCGGGCCGCCTGCGGGGCCAGATCGATTTCGACGATCGCTTTTTCGAGCCGTTTCCGGGGAACGTTCAAACCGCATGGGATCACTAGCCATGCGGCTGCTTCTCGATACCCATGTGTGGCTCTGGTGGATGATGGGGAGCGCGCGGCTGGCGCCGCCGGCGCGCGCGGCGATCGCCGATCCCGCCAACGAACCGCTGGTCAGCGCGGCCTCGATACTGGAGCTGCTGGAGAAGGCGAGGGCGGGCATCCTGCCCGGCCTGCAGCGCCTCACAGCCGACATCGAAAGCGAGATCGACGAGGAGCGCTTCGGCCGGCTGCCGATCACGACGGAGCATGCCGCGCGCGCCGAGACGCTGGCGGGCGCGCATGACGATTTGTTCGACCGGCTGCTGATCGCCCAGGCTCTGATCGAGAATGTCGAGCTTGTCTCCAGCGAGCGGCGCTTCGACGCGTTCGGCGTGCGCCGGCTCTGGGAGGGCTAGTGGCGGTCAGCCGGGCGAGAAGCTTTTCTTCCGGGCCGTCTTGTAGGGCGCCATGCCCTCGCGCGCGAGCTGGTCGGCGCGCTCGTTCTCTTCGTTGCCGGCGTGGCCCTTGACCCAGTGCCAGGTCACCTTGTGGCGCTGCAGGGCCGTGTCGAGGCGCTGCCAGAGGTCGACATTCTTGACCGGCTTCTTGTCCGCCGTCTTCCAGCCATTGCGCTTCCAGCCGTGGATCCAGCCGGTGATGCCGCCCTTCACATATTGCGAGTCGGTATGGATATCGACGACCGAGGGGCGCTTCAGGGCGTCGAGGGCCTCGATCGCCGCCGTCAGCTCCATGCGGTTGTTGGTGGTGTCGGCTTCGCCGCCCTTCAGGTCCTTCTCATGCTCGCCGGCGATGAGAACGGCCCCCCAGCCGCCCGGTCCGGGATTGCCGGAACAGGCGCCGTCGGTCCAGATGGCGATGCGGGTTTCTTCAGTCACAAGGTCAATCCATATGCGCTGACGTCCTTCACCGTGCGGTGAAAGCGCAGCTTCTTCCAATATTCGAGCGGGTCCTTGGGCGCGACGAGCGCGCCGGGCGGTACGTTCAGCCAGTCATAGAGCCGCGTCAGCAGGAAGCGAAGCGCCGAGCCGCGCGCCAGCAGCGGCAGCGCCTGGAGCTCCTCCGGCGTGAACGGGCGCACCTTCTGGTAGCCGTTCAACAGCGCCCGCGCCTTGGTCACGTTCAGCGAGCCGTCCGGCTCGAAGCACCAGGCATTCAGGCAGACGGCGGCGTCATAGGCGAGAAAGTCGTTGCAGGCGAAATA
Coding sequences within:
- the cyoE gene encoding heme o synthase, with the translated sequence MSDVHLNRIDAVAGNLASPSDYLALLKPRVMSLVIFTAFVGMMLAPGGIHPVLGFTALLCIAIGAGASGALNMWYDADIDRVMKRTQSRPIPMGKITEGEALAFGLTLACFSVALLALFVNLVAGALLAFTIFFYVVIYSMWLKRSTQQNIVIGGAAGAFPPVVGWAAVTGSVSIESLVLFLMIFMWTPPHFWALALFKSQDYQRAGVPMMPVVSGLAETRKQILIYSVLLAPIGVLPTILGFASFAYGVAAVALGAGFVYLAWRVFRMPDSDETMVPARRLFGYSIIYLFLLFALLLVDRCLGLMGFVA
- a CDS encoding cytochrome c oxidase assembly protein; translation: MSEQPNGKNHGLIAAACGVFVVAMVGAAFASVPLYSMFCQVTGFGGTPLRAEQAPTKSLDRTVTVRFDGNVANGIGWAFRPEQRQIKVKLGEVQEVKFIAENRTDRVSTGTAAFNVTPDLTGQYFNKIACFCFTSQTLKPGEKVEMPVTFFIDPAMDANAQARFIDTITLSYTFFPSSDEPAAPVAAVKTQESGKSL
- a CDS encoding cytochrome c oxidase subunit 3; this translates as MAEAHAKQHDYHLVNPSPWPFVASIGAFALAVGGVAYMHGNSLLWLLPGLIVTLYVMYAWWADVIAEGQQGHHTRVVQLHLRYGMILFIASEVMFFVAWFWAFFDASLFAHEAQNVARYEFTGGHWPPKGIEVFDPWHLPLLNTLILLTSGTTLTWAHHALIHDDREGLKWGLLCTVVLGLIFSCVQAYEYAHATFSFGGSIYGSTFFMATGFHGFHVIIGTVFLIVCLLRALAGQFTAKAHFGLEAAAWYWHFVDVVWLFLFFAIYVWGGWGAPMHGA
- a CDS encoding DUF983 domain-containing protein; translated protein: MHQPARDTALYPPLTPSSTGLRGGCPRCGEGRLFSGFLTLAPRCANCGLDYAFSDAGDGPAVFVMLIVGFIVAFLALYVEFTFQPPFWLHALLWIPLVIALALGLLRPLKGLMIAIQYKHKAEEGQLDQG
- a CDS encoding SURF1 family protein; the protein is MSQSSVRSPVRRLIWPTIATLVVFAILCSLGTWQWRRMGWKEALIEHVDNRLKDKPVAAPGPELWQGLDLAEADYTPVTVSGTFLNDKEAHFYGALMQPRGPIGGPGWFVFTPLRTDDGWIVYVNRGFVPDAMKDAAKREQAQLAGRVTVTGLLRRPENPGIFQSSPNLTKNQWFAREPAHFAATAGLPADQVAPYSIDADATPNPGGLPQGGETTVTFSNNHLQYVVTWFGLAFALLGVYGVFVNGVLKRKD
- a CDS encoding YqgE/AlgH family protein → MIGNRFRSISEPSYLDGQLLIAMPSMEDGRFARSVVYICAHSADGAMGIVVNQVAPQIDFADLLMQLDIIPEGPEIRLPPVANRMIVQRGGPVETGRGFVLHSADYFIENSTLPIDDNICLTATLEILKAIVAGSGPKSAMLALGYAGWAPGQLDAEIRANGWLHCAARPELIFDHDLGSKYDRAMALIGIDPAMLSGESGHG
- a CDS encoding protein-disulfide reductase DsbD domain-containing protein, with the protein product MLTRTFAATCLLLAAAAPASATTGPWVATDNVRVRLLATAPAADGSLQGAIEIKLEPGWKTYWRSPGDAGVPPRFDFSASTNARDVTVSFPAPVRYDDGYAASNVYRDHVVLPLRMTVPDPAQPVRLDVVLDIGVCEEICIPVNLRADLELPADADDKEGARVIAAAQAALPGPGRPGEFEIRSLRRVGGSDKKPEFEVGFIAGKPSEASLFVETPGDWYADPPKPVAAPGGETVFRFAVDRKSAAGPIDGTELHLTLTNGGAATSRTFKLDGGDARP
- a CDS encoding peroxiredoxin yields the protein MTISVGDRIPAAKFRVSTPDGVVEKTDADIFAGKKVVLFAVPGAFTPTCHKNHLPGYIDQAAAIKAKGVDTIAVLAVNDPFVMGAWAKATNAEDKILFLADGSGEFTKAIGLEFDLSTNGLGIRSKRFAMIVEDGVVKTLNVEEAGGVSVSGAAAILELL
- a CDS encoding type II toxin-antitoxin system Phd/YefM family antitoxin gives rise to the protein MGFRAMIRVKMHAAKTNLSRLVAQAQAGEEVVLMRGDETVARIVPIVGGDPAVAPDTPRVPGRLRGQIDFDDRFFEPFPGNVQTAWDH
- a CDS encoding type II toxin-antitoxin system VapC family toxin, coding for MRLLLDTHVWLWWMMGSARLAPPARAAIADPANEPLVSAASILELLEKARAGILPGLQRLTADIESEIDEERFGRLPITTEHAARAETLAGAHDDLFDRLLIAQALIENVELVSSERRFDAFGVRRLWEG
- the rnhA gene encoding ribonuclease HI, which codes for MTEETRIAIWTDGACSGNPGPGGWGAVLIAGEHEKDLKGGEADTTNNRMELTAAIEALDALKRPSVVDIHTDSQYVKGGITGWIHGWKRNGWKTADKKPVKNVDLWQRLDTALQRHKVTWHWVKGHAGNEENERADQLAREGMAPYKTARKKSFSPG